In Thermotomaculum hydrothermale, a single genomic region encodes these proteins:
- the dnaE gene encoding DNA polymerase III subunit alpha, whose protein sequence is MSFVHLHTHTEYSLLDGLTKIKPMIKRAKELGMPAIAVTDHGAMFGIAEFYLAAKAEGIKPLLGCEVYVAKGSRFNKEKGKTGMNHLVLIAKNNKGYQNLCTLVSKGYTEGFYYKPRIDLELLEEYSEGLIGLSACLKGEVSEAILNKDLEHAEKAALRFNKIFGKGNFFLEIQDHGLEDEKFVAPQMIKLARKLDIPIVATNDVHYLEKEDSFVHDVLLCIQTNKLLTDRDRMRYEPEKFYFKSREEMEELFGFVPEALDNTLKIAEMCNVELPSKMMFPDFKVPEGFTLDSYLKKLSYDGLFKLRDSGKLSSNVPFEKYEERLETELKVIVEKGFAGYFLIVWDFINYAKSNNIPVGPGRGSAAGSLIAFTLGITDVDPIRYKLLFERFLNPERKSMPDIDIDFCKLKREEVINYVKEKYGEEKVSQIATISRMKGKSAFKDVARVMGIAASEANMVTTKLFPTGINVTISRALEESDEFKKYMESSPEKKKLVETALKIEDTARHAGIHAAGVIIAPRPITELAPVYIETKSKAPVPIVQYDKKYVEKIGLLKMDFLGLKTLSIIDYCEKLIFERHGITREELEREMEKLNDDSVFEIFRKGETQAIFQFESPGMRGLLRKLKPTVIEDLIAANAMYRPGPIQSGLLDSFIKRKHGLEEIDYFIDDLKEILEETYGTIIYQEQIMLIAQKLAGYSLGEADILRRAMGKKQMDVMMEQQEKFIKGGIERGYPKEKLEELFQIMVGFAEYGFNKSHSTAYAILAYKTAYLKVKYPIEFATAVLTLEQMSTTKVEDILKIKPMLESLNIKLLPPDINKSGESFTIVGDNILFGLGAIKGVGGAALESILEERKKGEYKSFNDFLKRVDLRKVNKKVIESLIMSGAFDSLGDKRKYLFETLELSLKQAQKEQEERKRGLIPLFEIEDNEEENRENQPEWDKTELLEKEFEVLGFYASGHPLDDYAKELRRFSTMSVREILDLYERDEEESDYLGEDSINVVIGGIVKKVRFRKDRNGNKMANFELEDLTGKVEVVAFASCFEENKGRNAIENLSEMLKAENGIFFVYGTVNLKNDRPGIILNNLVPYDKMVKNEAKMLVVEVKDGSQVDALKQEFELYRGDDLALFFVIRFEGKKVVIRAAEKFRLSYNILDSDIFKTLGITYNLS, encoded by the coding sequence ATGAGTTTTGTCCATCTACACACTCACACAGAGTACAGTTTGCTTGATGGCTTAACAAAGATAAAGCCGATGATAAAAAGGGCTAAAGAGTTAGGTATGCCTGCTATTGCGGTCACAGACCACGGGGCTATGTTTGGAATTGCAGAGTTTTACCTTGCAGCAAAAGCGGAGGGGATAAAGCCTTTGTTGGGATGTGAGGTTTATGTTGCAAAGGGAAGCAGGTTTAACAAAGAAAAGGGCAAAACAGGTATGAATCACCTTGTTTTAATTGCAAAAAACAACAAAGGTTATCAAAATTTGTGTACCCTTGTCTCTAAAGGATATACAGAAGGTTTTTACTACAAACCAAGAATAGACCTTGAACTTCTTGAGGAATACAGCGAGGGATTGATAGGGCTTTCTGCATGCTTGAAAGGGGAGGTTTCAGAGGCAATATTAAATAAAGATTTAGAGCATGCTGAAAAGGCTGCTTTAAGGTTCAACAAAATTTTTGGCAAGGGCAACTTTTTTCTTGAAATTCAGGATCATGGGCTTGAAGATGAGAAATTTGTTGCCCCTCAGATGATAAAGCTTGCAAGAAAGCTTGATATCCCAATAGTTGCTACAAATGATGTGCACTACCTTGAAAAAGAGGACTCTTTTGTTCACGATGTGCTTTTGTGCATTCAGACAAACAAGCTTTTAACTGACAGAGATAGAATGAGGTATGAGCCTGAAAAGTTTTACTTTAAGTCAAGGGAAGAGATGGAAGAGTTGTTTGGCTTTGTTCCTGAAGCACTTGATAACACCTTAAAGATAGCGGAAATGTGCAATGTGGAGCTTCCTTCAAAGATGATGTTTCCAGATTTCAAGGTTCCTGAAGGTTTTACCCTTGACTCATACCTGAAAAAGCTTTCCTACGATGGGCTTTTTAAGTTGAGGGATTCAGGAAAATTATCATCTAATGTGCCATTTGAGAAGTATGAGGAAAGGCTTGAAACAGAATTAAAGGTAATTGTAGAGAAGGGTTTTGCTGGATATTTTTTAATTGTCTGGGATTTTATAAATTATGCAAAAAGCAACAATATTCCTGTTGGGCCGGGAAGGGGAAGTGCAGCAGGTTCTTTAATAGCCTTTACATTAGGGATAACAGATGTTGACCCAATAAGGTACAAATTGCTTTTTGAGAGGTTTTTAAACCCTGAAAGAAAATCAATGCCTGATATTGATATTGACTTCTGTAAACTAAAAAGGGAAGAGGTAATCAATTATGTTAAAGAAAAATATGGAGAAGAAAAGGTTTCCCAAATAGCAACAATTTCAAGAATGAAGGGAAAAAGTGCATTTAAAGATGTTGCAAGGGTTATGGGAATTGCTGCAAGTGAAGCAAACATGGTAACCACGAAACTCTTTCCCACAGGCATAAATGTAACTATCAGCAGGGCACTTGAGGAAAGTGACGAGTTTAAAAAATATATGGAATCTTCTCCAGAAAAAAAGAAGTTGGTAGAGACTGCCTTAAAGATAGAGGATACTGCAAGGCATGCAGGAATTCATGCTGCCGGTGTAATTATTGCTCCAAGGCCTATAACTGAACTTGCTCCTGTTTATATTGAAACAAAGTCTAAAGCCCCTGTTCCCATAGTGCAGTACGATAAAAAGTATGTTGAGAAAATCGGGCTTTTGAAAATGGACTTTTTAGGCTTAAAAACACTTTCGATTATTGATTATTGCGAAAAGCTTATATTTGAGAGGCACGGAATTACCAGAGAAGAGCTTGAAAGGGAGATGGAAAAATTAAACGACGATTCTGTTTTTGAAATATTTAGAAAAGGGGAGACACAGGCAATATTCCAGTTTGAAAGCCCGGGAATGAGGGGCTTACTCAGGAAATTAAAACCAACTGTTATTGAAGACTTAATAGCTGCAAACGCAATGTACAGGCCAGGGCCTATTCAATCCGGGTTGCTTGATTCTTTTATTAAAAGAAAGCATGGGCTTGAGGAGATAGACTACTTTATTGACGATTTAAAAGAGATTCTTGAAGAAACATACGGCACTATTATCTATCAGGAACAGATAATGCTAATTGCCCAGAAGCTTGCAGGCTACTCTTTAGGGGAAGCGGATATTTTGAGAAGAGCCATGGGCAAAAAGCAGATGGATGTAATGATGGAGCAACAGGAGAAGTTTATAAAGGGCGGGATTGAAAGAGGATATCCCAAAGAAAAGCTTGAAGAATTGTTCCAGATAATGGTTGGTTTCGCAGAGTATGGGTTTAACAAATCCCATTCAACCGCCTATGCAATCCTTGCCTATAAAACAGCCTATTTAAAGGTAAAGTATCCTATTGAGTTTGCAACAGCAGTTTTAACTCTTGAGCAGATGAGTACAACCAAGGTTGAGGATATTTTAAAGATTAAACCTATGCTTGAAAGTTTGAATATTAAGTTACTTCCCCCTGATATAAATAAATCAGGGGAGAGCTTTACAATTGTTGGGGACAATATCCTTTTTGGGCTTGGAGCAATTAAGGGAGTTGGAGGAGCCGCCCTTGAATCAATACTTGAAGAGAGAAAAAAGGGAGAGTACAAATCTTTTAATGATTTTCTGAAAAGAGTTGATTTGAGAAAGGTTAACAAAAAGGTTATAGAATCCCTTATAATGTCCGGTGCTTTTGATTCCTTGGGAGATAAAAGAAAATACCTTTTTGAGACACTTGAACTAAGTTTAAAGCAGGCTCAGAAAGAGCAGGAAGAGAGAAAAAGGGGATTAATTCCTCTTTTTGAGATAGAGGATAATGAAGAAGAAAACAGGGAAAACCAGCCTGAATGGGATAAAACAGAATTGCTTGAAAAAGAGTTTGAAGTTTTAGGTTTTTACGCATCAGGACATCCCCTTGACGATTATGCAAAAGAGTTAAGAAGGTTTTCCACAATGAGCGTCAGGGAGATTCTTGACCTTTACGAAAGAGATGAAGAGGAAAGTGATTATTTAGGTGAAGATTCTATAAATGTGGTAATTGGCGGGATTGTAAAAAAGGTAAGGTTTAGAAAAGATAGAAACGGAAATAAAATGGCCAATTTTGAGCTTGAGGATTTAACAGGAAAGGTTGAGGTTGTGGCATTTGCTTCCTGCTTTGAGGAGAATAAGGGAAGGAATGCAATAGAAAATCTTTCTGAAATGCTTAAAGCTGAGAATGGAATTTTCTTTGTTTATGGCACGGTAAACCTTAAAAATGACAGGCCGGGAATTATCCTTAACAACCTTGTCCCTTACGACAAAATGGTGAAAAATGAAGCAAAAATGCTTGTTGTTGAGGTTAAAGACGGAAGCCAGGTTGATGCATTGAAACAGGAATTTGAATTGTACAGAGGGGATGATTTAGCACTCTTTTTTGTAATCAGGTTTGAAGGTAAAAAGGTTGTAATAAGGGCAGCTGAAAAATTCAGGCTTTCATACAATATACTTGATTCAGATATATTTAAAACTCTCGGGATAACTTACAATTTAAGTTAA
- a CDS encoding ABC transporter permease yields the protein MKRMGFFTLLKKDFAVLKYSVSIYLFFVILSFFAGNSFLTAVDLYSKGSMSALNDNLYSAAFEPVYGVIVPAFGSLFIAFSLILPFAIISLLSGERENNTLYLSYQSGYTFSQTLFSKFLTGFFAVLLSIVLYIPLFVFWLLQGGHLPLSEVLLLISGYTLYGLAIVSISLFSASVFKSISSASIFSFFFVVGSWVIDFLKSQSFSKIVIKLSSFTLSSRLKDFENGIFSLSSLLYFIFLIFLFALLGYLFLRFDLKYRAGLIALVIVVSLFVFMFIGSISFKRDLTESRRNSFQPQIADAVKKLPDVKIKLYFRKTDSRFIDYDENFLERFLMVKPDTEVIFVKGEELEKDYGKFVYSVKTKSGWKSESTYSNSNEEAFIILSKLSGVKIDFNADNSYKGYPLVLKGKNLKIISVLYYFVFPLVFLFMLVFVKFKYFLRR from the coding sequence TGACTTGTATTCAAAGGGAAGTATGTCAGCATTAAACGACAATTTATATTCAGCGGCATTTGAGCCTGTTTACGGGGTTATTGTCCCTGCTTTTGGTTCCCTTTTTATTGCCTTTTCCCTTATTCTTCCCTTTGCTATTATCTCTCTTTTGTCAGGGGAGAGGGAGAATAATACCTTATACCTATCCTATCAATCAGGCTATACTTTTTCTCAAACCTTGTTTTCCAAATTTTTAACAGGCTTTTTTGCTGTTTTGCTTTCAATTGTTCTATACATTCCACTTTTTGTTTTCTGGCTTCTTCAGGGTGGCCACTTGCCTTTAAGCGAGGTTTTGTTGTTAATTTCAGGTTACACTCTTTACGGGCTTGCAATAGTTTCTATCTCTCTCTTTTCAGCCTCTGTTTTTAAAAGCATTTCTTCTGCCTCAATCTTTAGTTTCTTTTTTGTTGTTGGTTCGTGGGTTATTGATTTTCTTAAATCGCAGAGTTTTTCAAAAATTGTAATTAAACTTTCCTCTTTTACACTCTCTTCAAGATTGAAGGATTTTGAAAATGGGATATTTTCTTTATCTTCCCTTTTGTACTTTATTTTCCTGATTTTTCTTTTTGCTTTGCTTGGTTATTTGTTTTTAAGGTTTGATTTAAAATACAGGGCTGGTTTAATTGCGCTTGTTATTGTTGTTTCCCTTTTTGTTTTTATGTTTATTGGTTCAATCTCCTTTAAAAGGGATTTAACAGAAAGCAGGAGGAACTCGTTTCAACCGCAAATTGCAGATGCTGTTAAAAAATTGCCAGATGTTAAGATAAAACTCTATTTTAGAAAAACAGATTCAAGGTTTATTGACTATGACGAGAATTTCCTTGAAAGGTTTTTAATGGTAAAGCCAGACACAGAGGTGATTTTTGTAAAGGGAGAAGAACTGGAAAAAGATTACGGTAAATTTGTTTACTCTGTTAAAACAAAATCTGGCTGGAAGAGTGAATCAACATACTCAAACAGCAATGAAGAGGCTTTTATTATACTCTCTAAATTAAGCGGAGTTAAAATTGATTTTAATGCTGACAATTCTTACAAAGGCTATCCACTTGTTTTAAAAGGGAAAAATCTTAAAATAATCAGTGTGCTTTACTATTTTGTATTCCCTCTGGTTTTTCTTTTTATGCTTGTTTTTGTTAAATTTAAATACTTTTTAAGGAGATAG